In Kwoniella bestiolae CBS 10118 chromosome 7, complete sequence, the sequence GTCTCGAACCCGCCTACTCCTTCATGATCCGAGTACGAATGCCCGCTGGTGTCTGTACTGCCGATCAATGGTTACACATGGACAGAATCTCCGACGAGCACGGTAACGGTACATTCAAGTTAACCACTCGTCAAACTTTCCAGTTCCACGGTATCATCAAGAGCCACTTGAAACCCGCCATGCAAGCTATCAACCGAAGTCTGCTCGATACCATTGCCGCCTGTGGTGATGTTAACAGAAACGTTCAATGTACCGTCAACCCTGCCTACTCCAAAACCCACAAAGCGGTTTACGACTTCTCCGTCGCCATCTCCGAacacctccttccttccaccAACGCTTATCACGAAATCTGGCTCGACAAAAAGAAGGTCTACGGTGACGCCACTCAAGCATTCTCTGCCGATCACGAACCTTTGTACGGTCCTTACTACCTTCCTCGTAAATTCAAGATCGCCGTTGCCGTGCCACCTGACAACGCTTGTGATGTATTCACCAATGACGTCGGTTTCATCGCTATCGTAGAGAACGACGAAGTCATCGGATACAACGTCAGcgttggtggtggtatggGTGTCACTCACGGTAACAAGAAGACCTACCCTCGTCTTGGTGACGTCCTCGGTTTCCTTAAGCCAGAAGACGGTACCAAGGTCGCTGAGAGTATCATGCTTGTCCAACGAGACCACGGTAACCGACAGGACCGAAAGAATGCCCGATTGAAGTACACCGTTGATCGACTCGGTGTTGCCAAGTTCAAGTCGCTTGTAGAAGAACGATGGGGTAAGAAGTTTGCCGAAGCTCGACCCTACGAGTTCACCTCCAACTTGGACAAATACGGATGGGCTCAAGGTCACGACGGTAAATGGCATTTCACCATGTTCATCGAGAACGGACGAATTGAAGATTCATCGAGACATCAATTCAAATCCGGTTTACAAGAGATCGCCAAAGTGCATAAAGGCAATTTCAGACTCACTGCCAACCAGCATCTCATTTTGTCTGATGTCGACGAAGCCGACTtggaagagatcaagaggTTACTCGCTAAATGGGGTTTAGACAACATCGATCACTCGGGTGTCCGactttcttcctccgcttGTGTCGCTTTCCCAACTTGTGGTTTAGCGATGGCCGAGTCTGAGCGATACTTGCCATTGTTGATAGATAAAGTCGAGAAGATCTGTGAGGAGGCAGGTGTAAGGAATGATGActtggtgatgaggatgactGGATGTCCTAACGGGTGAGTGAGATTCGCTCTGttgtcatcatcgtcgtatCTGACACTGACATATCTCTGATTTATTTCTAGTTGCGCGCGACCATGGGCAGCAGAAGTAGCCTTTGTCGGTAAAGCCCCCGGATCATACATGATGATGTTGGGTGGTAACCACAACGGTACAAGGTTGAACAAGCCTTTCATTGAGTCTGCTACCGAGCCTGAAATCTTGGCAGTATTGAAACCGATGATCAAGAGATGGGCTTTGGAGAGGAACGACGGGGAGAGATTCGGTGATTGGACCGTAAGAGCTGGTTACATAAAACCAACCACTCACGGAACCAATTTCTGGGAGAACGGTTTCCCTACGGCCAACCAGGCTGCTCAGGCCATCACAGCGTAGTGGACGTATTTGCATGTAGTTCGTTAGGTTTGTTCAGGTTTTTCAGTACGATCTCTCATATTTCTAGATACCCCAAAAGCATATGCATAGGATATAACATCAAAACCACACTAAAACCACCCAAAACGCATTCGCCACCACCTGCTCGAGGGTCTGAATCGATATGTGTATTGCTCTCTTCTGTCGAATTCACCACTTCTTCCTTGCCAATTGCCATATCCCCATGAGAGGGGGTTCCGACGACCGCTGGGGGTGTGAGCTGGGTCTATGTTGAGGACACTTACGGAAAATAATGGtttcgccttcttccccatcgcGAGAATCCTGATTTTCGGGCtgaatgtcagcttgatatgATAAACAAACTAACTCACGCAGTCGAGCTTGGAATCCGCAACTCCCACAGAACACGGCATTATTCGAATAcaaggggagaagaggtatcCCACAGATATGGGCTATTCTGGAAGTTCGCAGAGCCTGCAGATAGCCTAATTGCTATCAGTCTGACCTTGGGATGTCGCACTTACCTGCTCCGCAGTAGGGACATGGCTGAGGCGGGACGGGGAGTGGGTATTGCTATCACTGTGAGCTTGATTCCTTGTGCGTGGAGACCTACGGAGTAGTATACGCCAACTTTCGTCAGCTCTGTGACGTTCCCTTCGACTCACCCATTATGCTTGCTTTGCGAGTTAGTTTGAGAGATAAGCTGAAGGAGAATGCTCGAGAATGGATATTTGAGTCGATGTGAACTCGAACACGGAGTATGGATGATCCTTTGTTTGGGGTCAATCAAAGGAGGTATGAGAGGTTGGGGGTATAAGAAGGGGTCAGGGGGAGGAATCAATCTAGGTTAATACCCCATCAACCAAGACTGAACCGATATGTCGACcgctgaaggtgagttgaccgCCGAATGGACGACGCTGATATATAGTTCATATTCCCAAAACGCTCCCGCACACATTCGACCTCGACGCATTGGTCAATCGTTTCAACAACAAGCCATTGCCCGAGGGTGCATGTGCCCTGATCGACCTTCCCGGTAATGTCTTTCTCGAgacggaagatgaagtaAACGTCATTGCCGCCAGTCTCTGGGTGTTATGCGTGAAATACGATAATCTCCCTTCCGGCGAAAGACCCACCACCAGAGAGAGTCtaagaagggtgagtgaacaGCGTGACGACTTGGCTGATAATGGTAGTGGATAAGCAGACATCGAGGAGAGGCGATCAACCGATTAGTTGGGAAGGTTGAACCGCCATTCCGTGAGTGTAGACTTCTTCTGAACTTTAGCTGACGGGTAGATGCGTGGACGATCGATCAAATGGAGAAAGACGTTTCTCAAATGCTGGATGAAGTTCTCGCGAAGACCCTTCCGGTAGACAAGGACGCGAAGGGGAAGAAATGAGCGATTATGGGTAGATTATATATGCATTATGATGTATTATTGTACAACTGTGGCAAGTCAGCGAGACCCACATGTTGCGAAGAtaaaatcactcactcaagCAAACCTTCTCGCCCTTTCATAAGccctcatctcctcgtccaattCAGCCTGCGTCTTGGGCTTCGgtttctccttcttagcAGCTTTGTTTACTGGTttatccacatccatagcATCTTTCCCTGCGGCTTTCACCTTTGCTCGACCAACTTTAGCGTTACCTGTAGACAGTTTCGCAGCTTTACCCTTGGTCTTGGCCGACGCATGTCCGCTTGGAGAACCTTGAAGACGAGAGAGGAGAGCAGAGCCGGATGCGCCTGATTTCGCCAAGTTGGCTTTTTGTTTCTCTAACAGACTATTTCGTCTACTGTCAGCCAGGTATACAAAATCAAGACAAGGTAGAAACCACTCACGCTAGCTGTTTATCCTTTGCTTGAGCCGGTTTGCTCAATCGAGCCAAGAGCTTCAAACCAGCGGGCTTCTCATCTACTTTCGCTGGTGCACCATTCGTCTTGTTCTTCGGAGCCTTAGGAGGGTTTGTGGGACGAGGAACGGAGGTAGATGGGacggagggggagagagCGGTGAGAGATTGGTTGGCGGGGAGGATATGTTGGACAGACATGGTATAGGCTGGACGATGGTATCAGCAAGGTTCGGGAGACATGATCAACTAGACACTCACTTCCATCGATCTGCTGTCCAGAGTAATTCACTCGGATCTTCTCAGCGTCAGCAGCGTTGCCGACATACACCAGAGCAATTCCACAGAATCGCCCATCAGGTCCGCTGAAACATGTCACAGAGGTGGTTATAGGGGATAATCGTAATGGATCAGAAAGAAGCAGTTCCTAAAGACTGTCATTCAGCTCGACTTCTCAGCTTGAAGAGAACCAAGTCAACCCACTCGAAGATCTTTCTCGCTGATGTCCACAGGAAGACCGGAGAAGAGCACTTGTCTAGCCTGAGAAGTGACTgcagcggaagaagaagcgggAGCGTTGAAGGATCGCGAAGCCGCGGATGAGGTAGATTGATAAGGGTTGTTGGAGTAGTTGAACGCCATTGTTGCTGATGACTATGTTTTGTTGTTGATATCGTGTATGGACAAGAATATCTATGCTAGATGGCAAGTGATCAATGACACAAGGGATACATAACAACATGACCCACAGCAGACAAAGACGCGTAGTGTAACTTAACTTATCGGTTGCTACCATGCCACATTCATGTGACCCCGCGGCGTTATTTCTACTTATCTTCGCCACCCTCTATCATATTTTTCAGTGAGTTTTTTATTGCCACGTGGCTGTATCATAGCTTTGTTATatgtttttttttttcccATTCTACTGTATCTGCGTGCTGTCTCGTTCTTTTGTCTGTTATCAACTTGAATCCATCCTTCttactctcctctctcctccctcttcttcactctttCACGAGAGAACATAAAACAAGTCTGTATAGGTGagctcatccaccctcatAGCAGACAGACATACCCTACTCACCTACTCTCTTGCAGCCCTCAAAAACCCTACGTAATTGCCCATTACCAACTTCACGTGGTCGATCCAACCCCCCTTATCTAAAACATCAAAAAAGTTATCAACAATGTCCGCCGACGCCACCTCCCCCGCTCCTGCTGCGGCCAAGCCTGCCGCCCCAACTCAAGCGACTCCCAACGCTGaagctcctgctcctgctgctgccCAACAACCCTCAGCATCAGCCAGTCTTTACGTTGGTGAGCTTGACTCGAGCGTCACCGAGGCTATGCTCTTCGAGATCTTCAACATGATCGGCCCTGTTGCCTCGTAAGTTCATTCATTCCTTATTATGACACCATGCTAATTTCCTCCCTAGTATCCGAGTCTGTCGAGACGCCGTCACCCGACGATCCCTCGGATACGCCTACGTCAACTACCTCAACGCCGCTGACGGTGAAAGGGCCCTCGAGCACCTCAACTACTCCCTCATCAAGAACAGACCCTGTCGAATCATGTGGTCCCAACGGGACCCTGCTTTGAGAAAGACTGGACAAGGAAACATTTTCATCAAGAACTTGGATGAGGGTATCGAcaacaaggtgagtttgatgatGTCAAGGCGGAAACTTTGCTGACTCAGCATAGGCCCTCCACGACACCTTCGCCGCTTTCGGTGACATCCTTTCATGCAAAGTTGGCACCGACGAGACCGGAAAGAGCAGAGGTTTTGCGTGAGTATATTCACTTTCGGTGCCAAACCAGCGCTGACCCAAACATAGCTTCGTCCATTACTCCACTGGTGAGGCTGCCGACGCCGCTATCAAGGCTGTCAACGGAATGCTCCTCAACGACAAGAAAGTCTTCGTCGGTCACCACGTcggaaagaaggaaagactCTCCAAGGTTGAAGAGCAACGATCCCAGTTCACCAATGTTTACATCAAGAACCTTGACCCCGAGACCACCGACGCTGAGTTCGAAGAACTCGTCAAGCCCTTCGGTGCTACTGTTTCCGTCGCTTTGAGCAAAGACGACGCCGGTGTCAGCAAAGGTTTCGGTTTCGTCAACTTCGAATCTCACGAGGCTGCTAGAAAGGCTGTTGACGAGCTTAACGACAAGGAAGTCAAGGGAAGAAAACTTTACGCCGGTCGAGCCCAAAGCAAACTTGAGAGGGAATccgagttgaagaagagtcacgaggagaagagaatggagaacGAGGCTAAATCTGCTGGTGTCAACCTCTACGTCAAGAAccttgatggtgagtttccCTTTCGCCCCGTCTCGTCGATTCCGCTGACTTGCCACAGACGAATGGGATGACGACCGACTCCGAGCTGAATTCGACTCTTTCGGTACTATCACCTCTTGCAAGGTCAtgaaggatgagaacgaAGTCTCCAGAGTAAGTTGTACCCCTCTTGCATAGTTTCCTTCCGCTAACCCGCCCCACCTAGGGCTTCGGTTTCGTCTGCTTCTCCGCTCCCGAGGAAGCCACCAAGGCTGTATCCGAGATGAACGGTAAAATGATTGGCACCAAGCCCCTCTACGTCGCCCTCGCTCAACGAAAGGACGTTCGAAGACAAGCCCTCGAATCTCAAATTGCCCAACGATCCAACATGCGAATGCAATACGGTCCTGGTGGATTCGGTGGTATGCAAGGTTACATGGGTCAACCCGTCTACGGTTACCCACCCATGCCAGGATACGGTCAACCCATGCCTGGTATGCCCCCTATGAGAGGTCCTATGATGGGTTACCCAGGTGGACCCCAAAACGCCATGCAATCAAGACCTCGATACGCTCCTGGTGGTCAACCCATGCCCGGTGCTCCTTACGGTGGACCTCCTCCTATGGGTGGTGCTTACGGTGGTGTCCCTCCCCAATACCCCGTCCGACCAGGTGGTGCTAGAATCCCCGCcgctccttcctccaacgGTCCTCGAGGTGCCGGTGGTCCCAGCCCTGTCGGTGTTCCACAAGGTCTCCCCCGAGCCAATGGTCAAGGCAGACCTCAAGaaactcaagctcaagctcctCGACTCGATTCCCAAACTTTGGCTCGAGCCCCTCCTGCTGAGCAAAAGCAAATGCTCGGCGAAGCTTTGTACCCCTTGATCTttgagtgagtggtgtttGAGATGGTAACATGAGCAACACTGACTATGTACATACCTAGAACCCAACCCGATCTCGCCGGTAAGATCACTGGTATGTTGCTCGAGATGGACAACGCCGAGCTCTTGCACCTCGTTGAGTCCCCTGCCGCTCTCCAAgacaaggtggatgaggCTCTCCGAGTTCTCGCTGAATGGGGTAAAGGTGATGAGAAGGCCAACGGTGAGACCACCgaggtcaaggaggaggtcaaggaggagaaggctgagTAGATGGACATTTTTGTATAACCCATAGCGACACCGCACATTCCTTTCTTATATATTCCGTTGGGTCGTTTGAGGGCATGCAGACTGTTTGTGTGAAAGAGGTTGCATAGTTACAATGGACGTATCTCACATGTCCACAATACAGGTTTATCTGTTTCTATGGTCACTATTGGGTTCTCCGGTACAAGGTGGTTTGAGGTGGAGACGTTGCCGTTGAGTGAAGTCTCCCAATCTAAATGTCAGCTACATTCGATCGAGATCTGACTCACCTGTATCCCATTTCAACCATTTTGTCTTCACTCTCGCACTATCTATACCGACTGGTAAGATCCCACACGTCTGTCCCATAGTATGATGGTCGATCTGTATATCATGTATTCCCTAGTACTGATCAGCAATAGCTTTGGGCATTTGAGCTTACCTCGCGTAAAAGCCATGCGAATGATTCCCCATCCAACACATATACCTCCCGATGTAGCTTGTGTAGTAGCGACATGGTATGTACAGTTTGGTCTACTCGACCTGATAATCCACCCAGCAAAACCAGGGAGTAATCCTCAGGTACTTCAGCTATACATTTCATGAGATCCGTAGAGTATTCGTCTTTATCTTGAATCACTTTGACACCTCTTGAGGTGTAGTATGAGCGTACGTCCTCGCGTATCGAATCGAAATCGCCTTTGATAATATCCGGAAGGTATCTGGgagtatatcagctttatccTTATCGTACCGACACTCACATTTTATCATTGTCAACATCGTATAGCCTATTCGCTCCCCCATCTGCACATAGTTTTGTAGTTGCGGCTTTCCACGCCTTATCCAGTAGGTCTTTCCGTGTTGGCTGGTTGACCACGATCAACGCGTAGGGTTTGGACGATTCTCCTCGGAGGAGCTCTGCACACGTCCAGGTGGTAATGTTGGTCATTCTGTGGGGATGGACGAATAAGTAAAAGAATGGTGAGTGACTGAAAAATCGCAAGAAGCTGATTGCCATCTCATATTCATCCTTCGAGgatcatcacctccactcaGTCTTGCGAGTAAGTTTCAAGCAGAAATTCATCGTCTGgcccttccttcttcagttGATCCTTCAGTCAATCGAATGCACATGACTGCCATTGTGAGTGATGCATGGGTGCGAACAAACCTGTATATTGCTCAGTAAGAATGCATGTATTTTGgcaggagagagatgaaagatagtTTTGTATAGAGATGTTCAGCCACGTGGTGACCACGATTGTTTACATGAATCTCGAAGAACAGTCAATCATTTGAAGACCCTCACTTGAAATTGAGAATATTACATTCCCTTCTCACCTCATACCTATCATACCCTGTCCAGTATGTCTGTCGGATCACGCTCAAGATGACAAGACCAATTACATTCCCCAGATTCAGACGGAACTTCTGGTCCGACCTGGACGGGAACAACGATATCGATAATCTcggagaaggaaaggaagaagcggatGTGTTTAACGAGGAagtgaggagagaggtggaaTGGAAGCAACTTGGTCAGCTCGTACCACCCGCTGGACCACCTAAATCTGCTGAGCAGACGGTAGAAGCAGTAGCTCAGCAGCCCGACAGTACAACTTTTGTGCATGAAGGAAATATCACCTCAGCTGtagcagcagaagaagaattcGACGATCCGCTCCCTTCACGtccaccttcctcgcctCCGAAAGCAGTCGACACTTCAATCCCAGCCAATGTATCGTTCATACCTCCTTCCTTCTACACTTCCCACTTCTTACAAACCTCCACACCTCGTGCTAGAAGCTCGACATACCCTTCAGTGCCTACACCAAGCGATAATGGGACACCCAGACTGCCTCCCCCTGCACCGGTCAACCAAGCGTTATCCGCTCGTCCTCGCTCCTCCAGAATCCCTGATACACCGGAATATATAGCCTCACCTATAGATTCGCCTTCTACAAGCGTCCATCGCCCACATCTCAACTCCAACTCGAtaggagaaggaagaggaaggagggacgATCCTGCTACTCCCGTTCAGATTGGTAAATCAGCTTTATCCGATATCAAGTCGAAGAGAGATCATCAGGCTATTTCGAAGCATTTCGATCAGTTGACTAAGGTGTTGGTGAAAAATAAAGATCCTCAAcaagggaaagggaaaggtaGACAACCTGTAGGAAAGGCTCTGAGTGTCGCCTCGGGCTTGGGAGGAAAGGTGTTTGATAGGCTTAGATTCTGTTTGACCAGCGAGGTCAACCAGGCTGCTAAGCTCAAGCAAAGAGCAGATATTGTGAGTAGTACTGCACTCTCATGAATCGATCCGAGACTGATCTGACATGTCATACCACTGTAGATCGCCAATCTTGGTGGTCAAGTCGTTCTTCAGCCTGATACAGCTATCACTCATGTCATCTATGATGCGGGaaaatcagcttctctcTTGGCTGCAAAGCTTGGCTTAGACTCCTTGAGTGAGCTGCCAGAAGGTACCGTATGCGTGAAATGGGACTGGGTGGTCCAATGCAAGATGGCCGTGAGTTGCGTCTCGTTGTCTGACAATTCACACATGCCATATGCTGATGCAACCTAAACAGGGGAGAACACTAGACCCGACACCTTGGTTGAGCTTCCCGAAAACTTCATTCTCGCGAGCCGTCTCCGCCAATGCTATCCGACCTACCTCGAGGATTTTTGATATCACCGATCAGTTGCGCGGTAAGAGCGTTGCTATCACAAGGTATGTTTGATCGCAGTTCTGGGAGCAGTAGCTTATATAAACTTCGCTCACTTTAGAAAGCGTGAACCAACCGCTTCCGACTCCGATACGGAAGAATCACTCAAGAAGAGGACCCGACTTGTACAAACCAAATCGATCACCCTGTTTCCTCCCGTGTCTGAACTATCGGAGAACAACGCTGTAGCTGGATCATCGAGAGTTCAGCAGATGGCGAATATGGATATCACCGTTGCGACCGAACACAGTCTCCCCACAGGACCGGGATGGGATAAGGCCTCGAGAACGGATAGGGATGCTTTAGATGATATGATCGCGGGGGTCGTCGAGGGAAGCTTGGAAGATCCAGAGGTATGTCTTGAGCGGGGATCAAGATCAATTGTTAATCTACAAACATGGCAGGTctcggacgaggaaggtgaagagagaaTAGATCAAGGCGAGAACGCAAACTCGACTAGCGTCAGTTCCAGTTTTCCCGACTAAATGTGGTTGTGAGCTGATTTATCCCTGATATAGGTGATTAATCCAAAAGCCAACGGGTATACATGCAATCGAAAGAATGATGGGAAGGGCTATACGGGTCCCAATGAGTGGTTGGCAAAGAAGTTTGAGGAGTTGCATGATCTGTACCAAGGCCAGGTCGGTAAGAATAGTTTCGCAATAAGGGGTTATCAGCGAGGTAAGTAAGATCACATCCAAGATTGTCAAGGCTGCTTCACTGATGATTATATGTTACAGCTGCCGGTATCATGAGACGTAAGTGGTGTAGAGGTATTCCAGATGAGCTTCTTACTAAATCCATTAACACAGGCATTGATTACCCTATCACCACCGGCGCTCAAGCGAGAGCTATCCCTGGTATCGGTCAGAGTCTGGCCGATAGAGTGAGTTTCTGATCCGATCACAAAACAAGATGCTAACTCCCGGTCCTAGATTGACGAGTTCCTATCTGGGGCTCAAGGACGAGCGTTCTACGAGAATACCGAACAAGCTCGGTGCATCGCATTGTTCAAGGACATCTACGGAGTTGGTATGTATGATCCTGCGCATACCAAAGGGACACAACTGAAGTCACAGTTGATAGGTCGCCAAAACGCCAACGACTTGTACCGTCTCGGTGCTCGTACCATCGATGATCTCCGCTCCGGTAGATTCGCTCTTACTGCCGGTCAAATGATCGGTCTTCAGCTCTACGAGGATTTGAAAGCTAGGATCCCGAGGAACGAATGTAAAGACATCTTCGAAATCATCCGATCTGAGGCTCAAGCAATTGACGATCAGCTGTGGGTGGAGATCATGGGGAGTTACCGAAGGGGACAAGAGACTAGCGGTGATGTCGATATACTCATCACTCGTaatggaggggaagatgggaagaaaggggtTTTGGGAGAACTAGTGCAGCgattgaagagaagaggtCTCATCACTCACGACGTGAGGTTTGGATGACGATCTTATGGATCctagctgatgatggttgacTGTAGCTCGGCACACCCAGCGACTGGAACGCCCCCGAGGCTAAGTGGATGGGTGTAGGTAGACTTGGCACTGTCCATAAGCATCGAAGGATAGGTGAGCGATATAATCGAAGACACGTCTGAGATGTGATCATTGCTGAACGTATGCTAGATATCCTTTGTATCCCTTTCGAGCACTGGGGAGCTGCCTTGCTGTACTTTACAGGTAAGTATTGTCTCAACTTTTTTCAATTCGCTCACGCTGACATCCCCTATTCGATCCGTAGGCAATGAGGTGGTAAGTAGATAGATACACTGTATCACAGCAGAGC encodes:
- a CDS encoding polyadenylate-binding protein, cytoplasmic and nuclear; its protein translation is MSADATSPAPAAAKPAAPTQATPNAEAPAPAAAQQPSASASLYVGELDSSVTEAMLFEIFNMIGPVASIRVCRDAVTRRSLGYAYVNYLNAADGERALEHLNYSLIKNRPCRIMWSQRDPALRKTGQGNIFIKNLDEGIDNKALHDTFAAFGDILSCKVGTDETGKSRGFAFVHYSTGEAADAAIKAVNGMLLNDKKVFVGHHVGKKERLSKVEEQRSQFTNVYIKNLDPETTDAEFEELVKPFGATVSVALSKDDAGVSKGFGFVNFESHEAARKAVDELNDKEVKGRKLYAGRAQSKLERESELKKSHEEKRMENEAKSAGVNLYVKNLDDEWDDDRLRAEFDSFGTITSCKVMKDENEVSRGFGFVCFSAPEEATKAVSEMNGKMIGTKPLYVALAQRKDVRRQALESQIAQRSNMRMQYGPGGFGGMQGYMGQPVYGYPPMPGYGQPMPGMPPMRGPMMGYPGGPQNAMQSRPRYAPGGQPMPGAPYGGPPPMGGAYGGVPPQYPVRPGGARIPAAPSSNGPRGAGGPSPVGVPQGLPRANGQGRPQETQAQAPRLDSQTLARAPPAEQKQMLGEALYPLIFETQPDLAGKITGMLLEMDNAELLHLVESPAALQDKVDEALRVLAEWGKGDEKANGETTEVKEEVKEEKAE
- a CDS encoding thiamine pyrophosphokinase, with product MTNITTWTCAELLRGESSKPYALIVVNQPTRKDLLDKAWKAATTKLCADGGANRLYDVDNDKIYLPDIIKGDFDSIREDVRSYYTSRGVKVIQDKDEYSTDLMKCIAEVPEDYSLVLLGGLSGRVDQTVHTMSLLHKLHREVYVLDGESFAWLLREIDHHTMGQTCGILPVGIDSARVKTKWLKWDTDKPVLWTCEIRPL